In Streptomyces sp. NBC_00433, a single genomic region encodes these proteins:
- a CDS encoding TauD/TfdA family dioxygenase, whose product MSARTGAPRFRLADPCTPFSLPIRNRPFLAGSAHPSFPERIADAGGMIPVLEADAPDDVADDLLAGAVREVVDAELPLSGGVLVRGLPLTDRPGFERLVTGLGYEGLGYRGGIAVRKNDSDVALKASEEDSRITLSPHNEMAYLPHFPRRIFFFCEAAAPSGGEVPVNDIRETAAAIPPDIKEAFRARGVRYHRTLAKESGPGATGWADTFGTTDRAELADHLAESGYAFEWGVDDVLRYHYRREAFAAHPETGEELWFNQVTELHCSYWRSHPDFAADLPARDYPATTTYGDGMPFEEDEVSFLRGALWRTTKAVRMIPGDLLVLDNQVVQHGRMAYRGTRRHYVSLSR is encoded by the coding sequence GTGAGCGCCCGCACCGGCGCCCCGCGCTTCCGACTCGCCGACCCCTGCACCCCCTTCAGCCTGCCGATCAGGAACCGCCCCTTCCTGGCCGGCTCCGCCCACCCCAGCTTCCCCGAGCGGATAGCCGACGCCGGCGGGATGATCCCGGTCCTGGAGGCCGACGCCCCCGACGACGTCGCCGACGACCTGCTCGCGGGCGCGGTCCGCGAGGTCGTGGACGCGGAACTCCCGCTCAGCGGCGGCGTATTGGTACGCGGCCTGCCGCTCACCGACCGGCCGGGCTTCGAGCGGCTCGTCACCGGCCTGGGCTACGAGGGCCTGGGCTACCGCGGCGGCATCGCCGTACGCAAGAACGACTCCGACGTGGCCCTCAAGGCGAGCGAGGAGGACTCCCGGATCACCCTGTCGCCGCACAACGAGATGGCCTACCTGCCCCACTTCCCGCGCCGCATCTTCTTCTTCTGCGAGGCCGCCGCCCCCAGCGGCGGCGAGGTCCCCGTCAACGACATCCGCGAGACCGCCGCGGCCATCCCGCCGGACATCAAAGAGGCCTTCCGCGCACGCGGAGTGCGCTACCACCGCACCCTCGCCAAGGAGTCCGGCCCCGGCGCCACGGGTTGGGCCGACACCTTCGGCACGACCGACCGCGCCGAACTGGCGGACCACCTCGCGGAGTCCGGCTACGCCTTCGAGTGGGGCGTCGACGACGTCCTGCGCTACCACTACCGCCGCGAGGCCTTCGCCGCGCACCCCGAGACCGGCGAGGAGCTGTGGTTCAACCAGGTGACCGAACTGCACTGCTCCTACTGGCGCTCCCACCCCGACTTCGCCGCCGACCTGCCCGCGCGGGACTACCCGGCGACGACCACGTACGGTGACGGGATGCCCTTCGAGGAGGACGAGGTCTCCTTCCTGCGCGGGGCGCTGTGGCGTACCACCAAGGCGGTACGGATGATCCCCGGCGACCTGCTGGTGCTGGACAACCAGGTCGTGCAGCACGGCCGGATGGCGTACCGGGGCACGCGCCGCCACTACGTCAGCCTCAGCCGCTGA
- a CDS encoding class I SAM-dependent methyltransferase, producing the protein MHLVNDRPATGPLQLDAPEAVPDYAFDPTDPWTLAFQAGLERAGLSGRRVYEVGVGSGANVLFMLRDCAAALVAGSDLDPRLPVVAHALLTAAAPELADRFRPVHGPVSLLDVHEAVTEAAAADVVVACLPQVPDPYDPMYAQFRTAQLKTAAHAGDRGEDHVAHYYPWAAFDDHPFNSVGMGLIEALLTRLKAVAPRAEVVLNLGCRIGKATLVQVFRSYGYRTEELASRIVRQHAGTDISFFVALEAAMRGTGYEQDVRCEFYADPAGRCRLSARQAKALLDTDPSAPVYHEICVLRGHPQATGDVR; encoded by the coding sequence ATGCATCTGGTCAACGACCGCCCCGCCACGGGGCCCTTGCAGCTCGACGCCCCCGAGGCGGTGCCCGACTACGCCTTCGACCCCACCGACCCCTGGACGCTGGCCTTCCAGGCCGGGCTGGAAAGGGCCGGGCTCAGCGGCCGCCGGGTCTACGAAGTGGGCGTCGGCAGCGGCGCCAACGTGCTGTTCATGCTGCGGGACTGCGCCGCGGCACTGGTGGCGGGCAGCGACCTGGACCCCAGGCTGCCGGTGGTGGCGCACGCGCTGCTCACCGCCGCCGCGCCCGAACTCGCCGACCGCTTCCGGCCGGTGCACGGCCCGGTGAGCCTGCTCGACGTCCACGAGGCCGTCACCGAGGCCGCCGCGGCCGACGTGGTGGTGGCGTGCCTGCCACAGGTGCCCGACCCCTACGACCCGATGTACGCGCAATTCCGCACCGCCCAGTTGAAGACGGCGGCCCACGCCGGCGACCGCGGCGAGGACCACGTCGCCCACTACTACCCCTGGGCCGCCTTCGACGACCACCCCTTCAACTCGGTAGGCATGGGCCTGATCGAGGCGCTGCTCACCCGGCTCAAGGCGGTCGCGCCGCGCGCGGAGGTGGTGCTCAACCTCGGCTGCCGGATCGGCAAGGCGACCCTGGTGCAGGTCTTCCGCTCCTACGGCTACCGGACCGAGGAACTCGCCTCGCGCATCGTGCGCCAGCACGCGGGCACCGATATCTCCTTCTTCGTCGCCCTGGAGGCCGCGATGCGCGGCACCGGCTACGAGCAGGACGTCCGCTGCGAGTTCTACGCCGACCCCGCGGGCCGCTGCCGGCTGTCCGCCCGGCAGGCCAAGGCGCTGCTGGACACCGACCCGTCCGCGCCGGTCTACCACGAGATATGCGTCCTGCGCGGCCACCCCCAGGCGACCGGGGACGTACGGTGA